Genomic segment of Malania oleifera isolate guangnan ecotype guangnan chromosome 7, ASM2987363v1, whole genome shotgun sequence:
ATGGGGTCCCTTTGGTATTATTTCATATTCTGGTTACAGATTCTTTCTCACTATAGTTGATGACTTCACACAATGCACTTAGGTTTATATGCTCAAAGCAAAGTCTGAAGTCCCTTATATACTTACAAGTTTCTATAAAATGGTAGAAACACAATTTAATCTTCCTATCTAAACATTAAGGTCGGACAATGGACTAGAATTCTTTCTAACCCAATTCTTTAATGATCATGGCATTATACATCAAAGAAGTTGTGtggaaactccacaacaaaatggagttgtggagaGGAAGCATCAACACTTGTTAAACACTACCAAAGCCTTAATGTTTCaagaaaatatacctttaattttttGGAGTGAGTGTGTGTTGACTACTGCACACATCATAAATAGAATTCCCACCCCCCTTCCCAAAAACAAAACTCCATTTGAAATGCTTTTTAACAAAGCACCTAATCTCTCCCATCTCAAAGTTTTTGGCTGTCTTTGCTTTGCTTTAACACTTGCAAATCACAGACATAAATTTGATCCAAGAGCTGCAAAATGCCTTTTCTTAAGTTATCCCTCTGATATAAGAGGCTATAAGTTGATCGACCTCAATACAAACAAGATATTCATCTCGTGAAATGTAGTTTTctatgaaaacatttttccttttaaagcTCTTCCACCTAATTCATATTCCGAGACACTCTTTTCTATTTCCACCCACCAACTCTCCTTCAGATTTCTTTTATGATCagataaaaaataatcaaatttcTTCTTCTCTCATTCAAACAGATCAGAATCTACCTTCTACTGACCCAATTTTACATACTGATTTATCTTCTTTTCCCAATGCTCAGGATTGTTCCAATAATAATCAATCCTACCAATCTGCTTTAAACACACAACAACtaagaaaatcttcaagaattaAACATCCACCAATTTTCTTGCAGGACTATTATGTGGTCATGTTTCTACTGTTTCAAGTGCAAATTAATCATCTGCTTCTACTGGTTGCTCTGTTAATTTAGGTACTATTATCCTATTTCTGATTTTCTCTCTGACAATAGACTATCCACATCCCATAAAGCCTTTCTAGCATCCATTTTAAGCCTCCCAAGAACCCAAAACCTACAAAAAGCTTCTAAAATACTTGAATGGCAAGTTGCtatgcaaaatgaaataaaagcCTTAAAGTTAAACAAAATTTGGGAACTTGTTACTCTTCCTAAAAACAAACAGActattggttgcaaatgggtatttCGAATTAAATACAAGGCAGATGGCACTATAGAAAGGCACATAGCTAGATTAGTAGCTAaaggctacactcaacaagaaggCTCAGACTTCTTTGACACATTTTCTCCAGTAGCCAAGATCACATCTATCAGGTTGATTCTTGTTATAGCAGCAATTAAAAATTGGCATATTCACCAACTAGATGTGAATAATGCTTTTTTTACATGGTGACTTACATGAAGAGGTTTATATGGAATTTCCCCTTGGAATGGATGCCAAAGTAGAACACAAAGTTTGTAAACTTCTCAAAAGcctttatggtttaaaacaggTCTCTTAACAATGGTTTGCAAAACTATCCACTGCTCTACTTGATTATGGGTTCACTCAAGGAAATTCAAATTGTTTTTTGTTCATTAAGAAATCTGAATCCTCTTTTATAGCTCTCCTAGTCTATGTAGATGATGTTCTACTTTCTAGTGACAGTTTACTAGAGATTGAATTGCTCAAAAATTTCTTACATGACAAGTTCACAATTAAATATTTGGGGGAACTCAAATACTTTCTTGGCTTGGAAATGGCGAGGTCTAAAAATGGCATATCATGCTGTCAAAGAAAGTATGCCTTAGACATACTTCAAGACACTGGAATTCTCGGTGCTAAGCTTGTTGCCTTACCAATGGAGTCGAATCTTAAACTTACTGCAACAGATTCTGATCTCTATGAAGATCCTTTAGCTTATAGATGGATGGTTAGAAGATTATTATACCTAACAATCATTAGACCTGACCTTGCATATTCAGTTCAAGTTTTGAGTCAATTCCTTGCCAAACCATTTGTTACTCATTACCAAGCAGCTATTAGAGTACTCAGATATATAAATGCTACACCTGAACAAGGTATATTCTTCTCCTCTTCATCAGAATTGCAACTCAAGGCCTTCTCAGACAGTGACTGGGCAGGGTGTGTTGATACTAGAAGGAGTGTAACAGGTTTTGCTATTTTCCTAGGCAACTCATTGATCTCAAGGAAAAGTAAAAAGCAGGCTACCATTAGCAGATCTTCTGTAGAAGCAAAATACAAAGCCCTTGCTTCAACAACATGTGAGATCTAGTGGCTCCTCTATGCCTTGCAAGACTTAAACATCAGCCACCAACAGCCAACACTACTCTATATAGACAGCAAATCAGCATTATCTATTGTTACCAATCCAATTCAGCATAAGAGGACAAAGCATATACAAATTGACTGCCATCTTGTTAGAGAGAAGCTA
This window contains:
- the LOC131160756 gene encoding uncharacterized mitochondrial protein AtMg00240-like, whose product is MARSKNGISCCQRKYALDILQDTGILGAKLVALPMESNLKLTATDSDLYEDPLAYRWMVRRLLYLTIIRPDLAYSVQVLSQFLAKPFVTHYQAAIRVLRYINATPEQGIFFSSSSELQLKAFSDSDWAGCVDTRRSVTGFAIFLGNSLISRKSKKQATISRSSVEAKYKALASTTCEI